From the genome of Etheostoma spectabile isolate EspeVRDwgs_2016 chromosome 10, UIUC_Espe_1.0, whole genome shotgun sequence, one region includes:
- the LOC116696638 gene encoding serine/threonine-protein phosphatase 2A 55 kDa regulatory subunit B beta isoform isoform X2 — translation MEEESDTRKINNSFLRDHNYATEADIISTVEFNSSGELLATGDKGGRVVVFQREQESKSQPQRRGEYNVYSTFQSHEPEFDYLKSLEIEEKINKIKWLPQQNAAYFLLSTNDKTVKLWKISERDKRPEGYNLKDDDGRIRDPSTITSLRVPVLQPMDLMVEATARRVFSNAHTYHINSISVNSDLQTYISTDDLRVNLWNLEITDRSFNIVDIKPANMEELTEVITSAEFHPQQCHTFAYSSSKGSIRLCDMREAALCDKHCKYFEEPEDPSTRSFFSEIISSISDVKFSHNGRYLMTRDYLTVKVWDLQMENKPLETYQVHDYLRGKLCSLYENDCIFDKFECVWNGSDSVIMTGSYNNFFRMFDRNTKRDVTLEASRENSKPRAILKPRKVCVGGKRRKDEISVDSLDFSKKILHTTWHPHENIIAVAATNNLYIFQDKVN, via the exons ATGGAGGAAGAGAGTGACACCCGGAAAATCAACAACAGCTTCCTTCGCGATCACAACTATGCCACCGAAG CTGACATTATCTCAACGGTTGAGTTTAACTCATCGGGGGAGCTGTTGGCCACCGGGGATAAAGGAGGCCGAGTGGTTGTCTTCCAAAGGGAGCAGGAG AGTAAGAGCCAGCCACAACGACGGGGGGAGTACAATGTTTACAGCACATTCCAGAGCCACGAGCCGGAGTTTGACTACCTGAAGAGTTTGGAGATTGAGGAGAAGATCAACAAGATCAAATGGCTTCCTCAGCAGAACGCCGCCTACTTCCTGCTCTCCACTAACG ACAAGACGGTGAAGCTGTGGAAAATCAGCGAAAGAGACAAGCGTCCAGAGGGCTACAACCTGAAGGATGACGATGGACGGATCAGAGACCCGTCGACCATCACCTCGCTACGG GTGCCGGTGCTGCAGCCCATGGACTTGATGGTTGAGGCTACAGCCAGGCGTGTATTTAGCAATGCCCACACTTACCACATCAACTCCATCTCTGTCAACTCGGACCTTCAGACGTACATCTCCACCGACGACCTCAGGGTGAACCTGTGGAACCTGGAGATCACCGATCGCAGCTTCA ACATTGTGGACATCAAGCCAGCCAACATGGAGGAGCTGACGGAGGTGATCACTTCAGCAGAGTTCCACCCCCAGCAGTGTCACACCTTTGCCTACAGCAGCAGCAAAGGCTCAATACGCCTCTGTGATATGAGAGAGGCTGCGCTCTGCGACAAACACTGCAAAT ACTTTGAGGAGCCAGAGGATCCCTCCACTCGctcctttttctctgaaatCATCTCATCCATCTCTGACGTGAAGTTCAGCCACAACGGGCGCTACCTGATGACACGGGACTACCTCACTGTCAAGGTGTGGGACCTTCAAATGGAGAACAAACCACTAGAGACATACCAG gttCATGACTATTTACGTGGCAAACTTTGCTCTCTGTATGAGAATGACTGCATCTTTGACAAGTTTGAGTGTGTCTGGAATGGATCAGACAG CGTAATAATGACCGGCTCCTACAACAACTTTTTCCGAATGTTCGACCGGAACACTAAACGTGACGTCACACTGGAGGCGTCCAGGGAGAACAGCAAACCCAGAGCCATTCTTAAGCCTCGGAAG GTGTGTGTAGGTGGGAAGCGACGTAAGGATGAGATCAGTGTTGACAGCCTTGACTTCAGCAAGAAGATCCTACACACTACGTGGCACCCGCATGAGAACATCATCGCTGTAGCGGCCACCAACAACCTCTACATCTTCCAAGACAAAGTCAACTAA
- the LOC116696638 gene encoding serine/threonine-protein phosphatase 2A 55 kDa regulatory subunit B beta isoform isoform X3 has protein sequence MYVYEKGRKSYLKADIISTVEFNSSGELLATGDKGGRVVVFQREQESKSQPQRRGEYNVYSTFQSHEPEFDYLKSLEIEEKINKIKWLPQQNAAYFLLSTNDKTVKLWKISERDKRPEGYNLKDDDGRIRDPSTITSLRVPVLQPMDLMVEATARRVFSNAHTYHINSISVNSDLQTYISTDDLRVNLWNLEITDRSFNIVDIKPANMEELTEVITSAEFHPQQCHTFAYSSSKGSIRLCDMREAALCDKHCKYFEEPEDPSTRSFFSEIISSISDVKFSHNGRYLMTRDYLTVKVWDLQMENKPLETYQVHDYLRGKLCSLYENDCIFDKFECVWNGSDSVIMTGSYNNFFRMFDRNTKRDVTLEASRENSKPRAILKPRKVCVGGKRRKDEISVDSLDFSKKILHTTWHPHENIIAVAATNNLYIFQDKVN, from the exons ATGTATGTCTATGAGAAGGGGAGGAAAAGCTACCTTAAGG CTGACATTATCTCAACGGTTGAGTTTAACTCATCGGGGGAGCTGTTGGCCACCGGGGATAAAGGAGGCCGAGTGGTTGTCTTCCAAAGGGAGCAGGAG AGTAAGAGCCAGCCACAACGACGGGGGGAGTACAATGTTTACAGCACATTCCAGAGCCACGAGCCGGAGTTTGACTACCTGAAGAGTTTGGAGATTGAGGAGAAGATCAACAAGATCAAATGGCTTCCTCAGCAGAACGCCGCCTACTTCCTGCTCTCCACTAACG ACAAGACGGTGAAGCTGTGGAAAATCAGCGAAAGAGACAAGCGTCCAGAGGGCTACAACCTGAAGGATGACGATGGACGGATCAGAGACCCGTCGACCATCACCTCGCTACGG GTGCCGGTGCTGCAGCCCATGGACTTGATGGTTGAGGCTACAGCCAGGCGTGTATTTAGCAATGCCCACACTTACCACATCAACTCCATCTCTGTCAACTCGGACCTTCAGACGTACATCTCCACCGACGACCTCAGGGTGAACCTGTGGAACCTGGAGATCACCGATCGCAGCTTCA ACATTGTGGACATCAAGCCAGCCAACATGGAGGAGCTGACGGAGGTGATCACTTCAGCAGAGTTCCACCCCCAGCAGTGTCACACCTTTGCCTACAGCAGCAGCAAAGGCTCAATACGCCTCTGTGATATGAGAGAGGCTGCGCTCTGCGACAAACACTGCAAAT ACTTTGAGGAGCCAGAGGATCCCTCCACTCGctcctttttctctgaaatCATCTCATCCATCTCTGACGTGAAGTTCAGCCACAACGGGCGCTACCTGATGACACGGGACTACCTCACTGTCAAGGTGTGGGACCTTCAAATGGAGAACAAACCACTAGAGACATACCAG gttCATGACTATTTACGTGGCAAACTTTGCTCTCTGTATGAGAATGACTGCATCTTTGACAAGTTTGAGTGTGTCTGGAATGGATCAGACAG CGTAATAATGACCGGCTCCTACAACAACTTTTTCCGAATGTTCGACCGGAACACTAAACGTGACGTCACACTGGAGGCGTCCAGGGAGAACAGCAAACCCAGAGCCATTCTTAAGCCTCGGAAG GTGTGTGTAGGTGGGAAGCGACGTAAGGATGAGATCAGTGTTGACAGCCTTGACTTCAGCAAGAAGATCCTACACACTACGTGGCACCCGCATGAGAACATCATCGCTGTAGCGGCCACCAACAACCTCTACATCTTCCAAGACAAAGTCAACTAA
- the LOC116696638 gene encoding serine/threonine-protein phosphatase 2A 55 kDa regulatory subunit B beta isoform isoform X1: MKCFSRYLPYLFRPPSTILSTTCHTEADIISTVEFNSSGELLATGDKGGRVVVFQREQESKSQPQRRGEYNVYSTFQSHEPEFDYLKSLEIEEKINKIKWLPQQNAAYFLLSTNDKTVKLWKISERDKRPEGYNLKDDDGRIRDPSTITSLRVPVLQPMDLMVEATARRVFSNAHTYHINSISVNSDLQTYISTDDLRVNLWNLEITDRSFNIVDIKPANMEELTEVITSAEFHPQQCHTFAYSSSKGSIRLCDMREAALCDKHCKYFEEPEDPSTRSFFSEIISSISDVKFSHNGRYLMTRDYLTVKVWDLQMENKPLETYQVHDYLRGKLCSLYENDCIFDKFECVWNGSDSVIMTGSYNNFFRMFDRNTKRDVTLEASRENSKPRAILKPRKVCVGGKRRKDEISVDSLDFSKKILHTTWHPHENIIAVAATNNLYIFQDKVN; the protein is encoded by the exons CTGACATTATCTCAACGGTTGAGTTTAACTCATCGGGGGAGCTGTTGGCCACCGGGGATAAAGGAGGCCGAGTGGTTGTCTTCCAAAGGGAGCAGGAG AGTAAGAGCCAGCCACAACGACGGGGGGAGTACAATGTTTACAGCACATTCCAGAGCCACGAGCCGGAGTTTGACTACCTGAAGAGTTTGGAGATTGAGGAGAAGATCAACAAGATCAAATGGCTTCCTCAGCAGAACGCCGCCTACTTCCTGCTCTCCACTAACG ACAAGACGGTGAAGCTGTGGAAAATCAGCGAAAGAGACAAGCGTCCAGAGGGCTACAACCTGAAGGATGACGATGGACGGATCAGAGACCCGTCGACCATCACCTCGCTACGG GTGCCGGTGCTGCAGCCCATGGACTTGATGGTTGAGGCTACAGCCAGGCGTGTATTTAGCAATGCCCACACTTACCACATCAACTCCATCTCTGTCAACTCGGACCTTCAGACGTACATCTCCACCGACGACCTCAGGGTGAACCTGTGGAACCTGGAGATCACCGATCGCAGCTTCA ACATTGTGGACATCAAGCCAGCCAACATGGAGGAGCTGACGGAGGTGATCACTTCAGCAGAGTTCCACCCCCAGCAGTGTCACACCTTTGCCTACAGCAGCAGCAAAGGCTCAATACGCCTCTGTGATATGAGAGAGGCTGCGCTCTGCGACAAACACTGCAAAT ACTTTGAGGAGCCAGAGGATCCCTCCACTCGctcctttttctctgaaatCATCTCATCCATCTCTGACGTGAAGTTCAGCCACAACGGGCGCTACCTGATGACACGGGACTACCTCACTGTCAAGGTGTGGGACCTTCAAATGGAGAACAAACCACTAGAGACATACCAG gttCATGACTATTTACGTGGCAAACTTTGCTCTCTGTATGAGAATGACTGCATCTTTGACAAGTTTGAGTGTGTCTGGAATGGATCAGACAG CGTAATAATGACCGGCTCCTACAACAACTTTTTCCGAATGTTCGACCGGAACACTAAACGTGACGTCACACTGGAGGCGTCCAGGGAGAACAGCAAACCCAGAGCCATTCTTAAGCCTCGGAAG GTGTGTGTAGGTGGGAAGCGACGTAAGGATGAGATCAGTGTTGACAGCCTTGACTTCAGCAAGAAGATCCTACACACTACGTGGCACCCGCATGAGAACATCATCGCTGTAGCGGCCACCAACAACCTCTACATCTTCCAAGACAAAGTCAACTAA
- the gpr151 gene encoding G-protein coupled receptor 151 — protein sequence MDKLSGNNETVVNSSIDKWSFNERGSYQHLDPGELRVLVPAILGVICVLGVACNLTAMVILFSNAHRGKLSLINSLVFNLMFADVLVLLFTVPFRAASYSKASWNLGWVVCKTADWFLQSCMAAKSFTVAVMAKACYRYVSNPTKQVSIHLGSMLVVFLFIWFSACSVSIPHWLFATLQREIRGLVCVLTVPPEARDFMAVYVKAYPLGVYCAPLCFALMYFFRAYSQCQRRSSKTQNLRTQIRSKKLTLMLFSLTVAMAILWLPQWVVWVWERHVAEKEIEGAKPLMSSLPPLLTLSAQLLTFSLSLVNPLIVLFLSEEFREGYRGLWRRLTLRKQPPPKPKPGPHNPTPLQSPCPRPETSGQLGGGRSLRPSFNQGPSSEAQPQPEQEGKKEEDRLSLKDGIVLLDVEQFWHGRENGSNADENDPVPWEHQSKEGEK from the coding sequence atggataaatTGAGTGGGAACAATGAGACTGTGGTGAACAGCTCCATAGACAAGTGGTCATTCAATGAACGCGGCTCGTACCAACATCTGGACCCCGGGGAGCTGAGGGTCCTGGTGCCAGCTATTCTGGGAGTCATCTGTGTCTTGGGTGTGGCTTGTAATCTCACTGCGATGGTTATCTTGTTCTCCAACGCTCACAGGGGCAAACTCTCCCTCATCAACTCCCTCGTCTTCAACCTGATGTTTGCTGACGTGCTAGTGCTGTTGTTCACGGTGCCCTTCAGGGCTGCGTCCTACTCCAAAGCTAGCTGGAATCTGGGCTGGGTGGTCTGCAAGACGGCCGACTGGTTCCTCCAGTCCTGCATGGCAGCGAAGAGCTTCACAGTAGCTGTCATGGCCAAAGCGTGCTACCGCTACGTGTCAAACCCCACCAAGCAGGTGAGCATCCACCTGGGTTCCATGCTGGTGGTGTTCCTCTTCATCTGGTTTTCCGCCTGCTCTGTCAGCATCCCTCACTGGCTGTTTGCCACACTGCAGAGGGAAATCCGCgggctggtgtgtgtgctgACTGTTCCTCCTGAAGCCCGGGACTTCATGGCTGTGTACGTCAAAGCATACCCCTTAGGGGTCTACTGTGCACCTCTCTGCTTCGCACTGATGTATTTCTTTAGGGCTTATAGCCAATGCCAGCGCCGCTCCAGTAAAACTCAGAACCTGCGCACCCAGATCAGATCCAAGAAGCTCACCTTGATGCTGTTTAGCCTGACTGTGGCCATGGCTATTCTCTGGCTTCCACAGTGGGTGGTGTGGGTTTGGGAGCGTCACGTAGCGGAGAAGGAAATCGAAGGAGCTAAGCCCCTCATGTCCTCTCTTCCCCCTCTTCTAACCCTCTCTGCCCAGCTGCTCACCTTCTCTCTGTCCCTCGTGAACCCTCTCAtcgtcctcttcctctccgAGGAGTTCAGAGAGGGCTACAGGGGGCTGTGGAGGCGCCTCACCCTGCGCAAGCAACCTCCTCCAAAGCCAAAGCCCGGACCTCACAACCCTACACCTCTCCAGTCGCCTTGCCCCAGACCAGAGACTTCGGGCCAGCTGGGGGGAGGGAGGAGCCTCCGACCAAGCTTCAACCAGGGTCCCAGCAGTGAGGCTCAGCCCCAGCCTGAGCAAGaagggaagaaagaagaagacaggCTGAGCCTCAAAGATGGGATTGTCTTGCTTGATGTGGAGCAGTTCTGGCACGGGAGGGAGAATGGATCCAACGCAGACGAAAACGATCCAGTGCCGTGGGAACACCAGAGcaaagagggagaaaaataa